The following are encoded in a window of Pan troglodytes isolate AG18354 chromosome 4, NHGRI_mPanTro3-v2.0_pri, whole genome shotgun sequence genomic DNA:
- the GPBP1 gene encoding vasculin isoform X3: MLVIKKGNTKDLQLSGFPVVGNLPSQPVKNGTGPSVYKGLVPKPAAPPTKPTQWKSQTKENKVGTSFPHESTFGVGNFNAFKSTARNFSPSTNSVKECNRSNSSSPVDKLNQQPRLTKLTRMRTDKKSEFLKALKRDRVEEEHEDESRAGSEKDDDSFNLHNSNSTHQERDINRNFDENEIPQENGNASVISQQIIRSSTFPQTDVLSSSLEAEHRLLKEMGWQEDSENDETCAPLTEDEMREFQVISEQLQKNGLRKNGILKNGLICDFKFGPWKNSTFKPTTENDDTETSSSDTSDDDDV; this comes from the exons ATGCTGGTCATTAAGAAAGGTAATACAAAAGACTTACAGCTATCTGGATTCCCAGTAGTAGGAAATCTTCCGTCACAGCCAGTTAAGAATGGAACTGGTCCAAGTGTTTATAAAGGTTTAGTCCCTAAACCTGCTGCTCCACCTACAAAA cCTACACAATGGAAaagccaaacaaaagaaaataaagttggaaCTTCTTTCCCTCATGAGTCCACATTTGGCGTTGGCAACTTTAATGCTTTTAAATCAACTGCCAGGAACTTTAGTCCatctacaaattcagtgaaaGAG TGTAATCGCTCAAATTCCTCTTCTCCTGTTGACAAACTTAATCAGCAGCCTCGTCTAACCAAACTGACACGAATGCGCACTGATAAGAAGAGTGAATTTTTGAAAGCATTGAAAAGAGACAGAGTAGAAgaggaacatgaagatgaaaGCCGTGCTGGCTCAGAGAAG GATGACGACTCATTTAATTTACATAACAGCAATAGTACTCACCAAGAAAGGGATATAAACCGAAACTTCGATGAAAATGAAATTCCTCAAGAGAATGGCAATGCCTCAGTGATTTCCCAGCAGATCATTCGGTCTTCAACCTTCCCACAAACTGATGTTCTTTCAAGTTCACTTGAGGCAGAACACAG ATTGTTAAAGGAAATGGGCTGGCAGGAAGACAGTGAAAATGATGAAACATGTGCTCCCTTAactgaggatgaaatgagagaaTTCCAAGTTATTAGTGAACAG TTACAGAAGAATGGTCTGAGAAAAAATGGTATTTTGAAAAATGGCTTGATCTGTGACTTCAAGTTTGGACCGTGGAAGAACAGCACTTTCAAACCCACAACTGAGAATGATGACACAGAGACAAGTAGCAGTGATACATCAGATGACGACGATGTGTGA